In the Ctenopharyngodon idella isolate HZGC_01 chromosome 4, HZGC01, whole genome shotgun sequence genome, one interval contains:
- the LOC127510569 gene encoding interferon-induced very large GTPase 1-like: protein MDHNLTIVLFGSSAAVQFRYDNILLGEIQEDIGNVKKSWTVPLHKISGHNISVINMIGLHETALDLDQLTCQLVNENEIIAFIFVVRSSRLTDADKMGIEWLRRVFGDRVLQFVLILFTYESEEDSDSIIDDLKKNSTLEHLLKECGGRYHTCSKDMNKESEMKDLMNRIERLLIDNEQRCYTSEMYNTAIREREDLQRTCQKQNKRMEESMEYNTATEIHGAEVDRHSEDGASKGNGIKEKIEHLFQRLHLDNSNNCTLRASDVLQLTSHSLQSHESCSEKDLIKTFLQKLLMMNYKARYIKTIDTQHDKQQINDDLSEDEGDVDIFREMQCQKNEETNRRDAIHLMDVQMALLYYADSFLKQLIVTKLSQCQYALPLLVPDPFIQKIEFPLWTFRQINQSWKMKDTNNEIISKIQPVCKAETPMVSFFRFGSLSSSKSQLMNNLINEKHNTFFHRDCTGSSKTRVLMDGVVEIAWYCPSGKDADKFTQCVAFCNLHGDAGANEKQLQILTKMASVNVVILPRLDKNDKSGKQIQELYKDRKPLICLFTEDESRINETRKGKYKIGLKNRNQSNVSEELVHAINKCLASSETYSIFRLEDVSKHSEIIVDEDQVNDCRRGKEAAQQMMGLLEKKDLTEIKESFLPCQGKLWHQWCEKNKELHRSHGNEKDMEIKQKQDMKKIREQQHVLDIGEFMKLFITEMDSQSSNEKIFFLKWLGILLDEYTSADLSALHYKYDEKWSEVLKLKDKNDIPEQQVATNLTDKQTELDRISKELQAATFGLEHILREIGQIYESCKSVNKNKEGLPCNFSSLPRLAADMMVSGFPLELMDGDAANVPVDWVTAVLHELIKKLGNQRVFVLSVLGIQSSGKSTMLNVMFGLQFAVSAGRCTRGAFMQLIRVSEEMKAQLKFDYILVVDTEGLRAQELSGRSTRHQDNELATFVVGLGNLTLINILGENPSELQEILQIVVQAFMRMKEVNLSPSCMFVHQNISEVTAGEKNMEGRRRLQETLDEMTKLAAKDEVYIAECFSDVITFDIRKDVKYFAQLWEGSPPMAPPNPSYCENIQELKTAFFSHASKSNGLELTDLKARINDLWEALLNERFVFSFRNSLEIATYRKLETEYSKWSWSLRSAMLETENKLYNNIENETINEVSESDLHGKLKMKSEEVEKSMSEFFEKDKDKDILKQWKASFYIKIKDLKDNIVRETMKKLNEILQQRDIRKGIDAQRTCHENTLLEKSKELAIKLKDKANDETVLKQEFEKFWEEGLKSVEKITKESSQIKGIDVLRDMKQLLTDYESVPLNAWKESKDIFSVSSYSDYVQLKKSSGITGCIKNACRSAKEKLGYKLSQVDETQIRTLVKDIAEHADIKIMSYNISKMGYNKTYIQEIADYVKARIVDHEEHTNNYKLMNEFYIDLLVSICKRENKLITDQHRKFREANDPVFYFEKKSEEYYSIFHKYCQGATSAAIFGEIICQKLKEPIQNSVYKNIARSLANEMKTNCESLNGNRSKLEKHILKTLAEQEDFQKYMNYIYFPKDHFKSFIRDEVNRYITANGVSVWSMMKENIELLQQKIMTAAHKASESISGDVQNWLNHFTLQLSDVLIFSVKDLSGVSHDGVDDFKLLEDVIKTELGSVISEIQREFSTETLSENLEQKDRPDEILIDHLCQCCWVQCPFCGVTCTNTLKNHSGDHSVPFHRVDGLTGCCYDRTEDLGTDFCTH, encoded by the exons ATGG ATCACAATCTGACCATTGTGTTATTTGGAAGCTCTGCGGCAGTCCAGTTTCGATATGACAATATTTTACTCGGAGAAATACAAGAAGATattggaaatgtaaaaaaatccTGGACCGTTCCTTTGCATAAGATATCAGGACATAACATCTCAGTGATCAACATGATTGGCTTACACGAGACTGCACTTGATCTGGACCAGTTAACTTGTCAActagtgaatgaaaatgaaatcatCGCCTTCATCTTTGTTGTGCGATCAAGTCGGTTAACAGATGCTGATAAGATGGGTATTGAGTGGCTTCGAAGAGTATTTGGTGACAGAGTTCTTCAGTTTGTGTTGATTCTTTTCACCTATGAAAGCGAGGAAGACTCTGATTCAATAATAGATGATCTGAAGAAAAACTCTACTCTGGAGCATCTACTGAAGGAATGTGGTGGAAGATATCATACTTGCAGCAAAGATATGAACAAAGAGTCAGAGATGAAAGACCTGATGAACAGGATTGAGCGTCTGTTAATTGATAATGAGCAGAGGTGCTACACTAGTGAGATGTACAACACCGcaataagagagagagaagaccTGCAAAGGACATGTCAAA AACAGAACAAGAGAATGGAAGAAAGCATGGAATACAACACAGCAACAGAGATACATGGG gcagaAGTGGACAGGCATTCAGAAGATGGTGCAAGCAAAGGAAATGGAATCAAAGAAAAAATAGAGCATCTTTTTCAAAGACTTCATCTTGATAACAGCAATAACTGTACACTGAGAGCTTCAGATGTTCTTCAACTAACATCGCATTCATTACAGTCCCATGAGTCTTGTTCTGAGAAGGACCTCATTAAGACTTTCCTACAAAAACTACTGATGATGAACTACAAAGCAAGATACATTAAAACTATAGATACGCAGcatgacaaacaacaaataaatgatgatttatcTGAAGATGAGGGTGATGTTGATATTTTCAGAGAAATGCAGTgtcaaaaaaatgaagaaacaaACAGAAGAGATGCTATTCACCTGATGGATGTTCAGATGGCCCTGTTATATTATGCTGATAGTTTCCTAAAGCAGCTGATAGTGACTAAACTTTCTCAGTGTCAGTATGCTTTGCCTCTGCTTGTTCCTGATCCATTCATACAAAAGATTGAGTTTCCCCTCTGGACATTCAGACAAATCAACCAGAGCTGGAAGATGAAAGATACCAACAATGAAATCATCAGTAAAATCCAGCCAGTCTGTAAGGCAGAAACACCCATGGTGTCTTTCTTCAGGTTTGGCTCACTGTCCTCATCCAAATCTCAGCTTATGAACAATCTGATCAATGAGAAACACAACACGTTCTTCCACAGGGACTGCACAGGCAGCAGCAAAACCAGAGTCCTGATGGATGGAGTGGTGGAGATCGCCTGGTACTGCCCCTCTGGAAAAGACGCAGATAAATTTACTCAATGTGTTGCATTCTGTAACCTCCATGGAGATGCAGGAGCCAATGAGAAACAGCTGCAGATCCTCACTAAAATGGCCTCAGTCAATGTTGTTATCTTACCACGACTTGACAAGAATGACAAGAGTGGAAAACAGATCCAAGAGCTGTACAAAGACAGAAAGCCACTCATTTGTCTTTTTACTGAGGATGAAAGTAGAATAAATGAGACAAGAAAAGGAAAATACAAAATTGgattaaaaaacagaaatcagTCAAATGTATCTGAAGAACTTGTACATGCTATAAATAAATGTCTGGCATCATCAGAAACATATTCTATTTTCAGACTTGAAGATGTGTCTAAACACTCAGAAATCATAGTAGATGAGGATCAAGTCAATGACTGCAGAAGAGGGAAAGAAGCAGCCCAGCAGATGATGGGTTTACTGGAGAAAAAAGATCTGACAGAAATCAAAGAATCATTTCTGCCCTGTCAGGGGAAACTGTGGCATCAGTGGTGTGAAAAGAACAAAGAACTACATCGATCTCACGGAAATGAAAAAGACATggaaataaaacagaaacaagatATGAAGAAAATCCGCGAACAGCAGCATGTGCTGGACATTGGCGAGTTCATGAAGTTGTTTATTACAGAAATGGATTCACAATCTTCAAATGAGAAgatattttttctgaaatggcTTGGAATCCTCCTGGATGAATATACCTCAGCTGACCTTTCTGCTCTTCATTACAAGTATGATGAGAAATGGTCAGAAGTCTTAAAactgaaagacaaaaatgacatACCTGAGCAACAGGTGGCAACAAATTTGACAGATAAACAAACAGAACTTGATAGGATATCCAAAGAACTTCAAGCTGCAACCTTTGGCTTGGAGCACATCCTGAGGGAGATTGGTCAGATCTATGAATCATGTAAATCAGTGAATAAGAACAAGGAAGGCCTGCCGTGTAATTTCTCTTCTCTCCCGCGTCTTGCAGCCGATATGATGGTCTCTGGATTCCCACTGGAGCTGATGGATGGAGATGCTGCTAATGTTCCTGTGGACTGGGTTACTGCTGTTCTACACGAGCTCATCAAGAAACTGGGAAACCAGAGAGTCTTTGTGCTTTCAGTTTTAGGTATTCAGAGCTCTGGGAAATCTACTATGCTGAATGTCATGTTTGGACTGCAGTTTGCTGTCAGTGCTGGCAGGTGCACCAGAGGAGCTTTCATGCAGCTGATCAGAGTGTCAGAGGAGATGAAAGCACAGCTGAAGTTTGACTATATTCTGGTTGTTGATACTGAGGGGCTCCGTGCTCAAGAACTGTCTGGAAGGTCAACAAGACACCAGGACAATGAATTGGCCACATTTGTAGTTGGTCTTGGTAATCTGACTTTGATCAACATCCTTGGAGAAAACCCATCAGAGCTGCAGGAAATTCTTCAGATTGTTGTTCAGGCCTTTATGAGGATGAAGGAGGTAAATCTGTCTCCCAGCTGCATGTTTGTGCATCAGAATATTTCAGAAGTCACAGCTGGAGAGAAAAACATGGAGGGTAGGAGACGGCTGCAAGAGACGCTGGATGAGATGACAAAACTCGCTGCTAAAGATGAAGTCTATATTGCAGAATGTTTTAGTGATGTCATTACTTTCGATATTCGGAAAGATGTGAAATATTTTGCACAGCTCTGGGAGGGGAGCCCACCAATGGCACCACCAAACCCATCATACTGTGAAAACATCCAAGAGCTAAAGACAGCGTTTTTTAGCCATGCCTCAAAATCAAATGGCTTAGAGCTGACAGACCTAAAAGCTCGTATTAATGATCTCTGGGAGGCTTTACTGAATGAAAGATTTGTATTCAGCTTCAGAAATTCCTTGGAAATTGCAACATACCGAAAACTAGAGACGGAATACAGCAAGTGGTCCTGGAGTCTTCGCAGTGCCATGCTGGAAACTGAGAACAAACTCTACAACAACATAGAAAATGAAACAATTAATGAGGTTTCAGAAAGTGATCTTCATggaaaactaaaaatgaaaagtgaagAAGTAGAAAAATCAATGTCAGAATTCTTTgagaaagacaaagataaaGATATATTGAAACAGTGGAAAGCATCATTTTACATCAAAATCAAAGATCTTAAAGACAACATTGTGAGAGAAACAATGAAGAAATTAAATGAGATTCTTCAGCAGCGAGATATAAGGAAAGGGATTGATGCTCAGAGAACATGTCATGAAAATACTCTCTTGGAAAAGAGCAAAGAACTTGCAATAAAACTCAAAGACAAAGCCAATGATGAAACAGTCCTGAAACAAGAGTTTGAAAAGTTTTGGGAAGAAGGTCTTAAGAGTGTTGAGAAGATTACCAAAGAAAGTTCGCAAATCAAAGGCATTGATGTATTAAGAGACATGAAACAGCTCCTCACTGACTATGAaagtgtccctttaaatgcctGGAAagagagcaaggatattttctCTGTGTCAAGTTATTCAGATTATGTACAGTTAAAGAAATCCAGTGGAATTACAGGATGTATTAAAAATGCCTGCAGGTCAGCTAAAGAGAAGCTTGGTTATAAACTATCTCAGGTGGATGAAACACAAATTAGAACCCTAGTCAAAGACATTGCTGAACACGCAGACATAAAGATAATGTCATataacatttcaaagatggGCTACAATAAAACCTACATTCAAGAAATCGCAGATTATGTCAAAGCAAGAATAGTAGATCATGAGGAACATACCAATAATTATAAGTTGATGAATGAATTTTACATAGATTTGTTAGTGTCCATCTGTAAGAGAGAAAACAAGTTAATTACTGACCAGCACAGAAAGTTCAGGGAAGCCAACGATCCTGTTTTCTACTTTGAAAAGAAGAGCGAAGAATACTACAGTATTTTCCATAAATACTGTCAAGGTGCAACATCAGCTGCCATTTTTGGTGAGATCATCTGTCAGAAACTGAAAGAGCCCATTCAAAATAGTGTCTACAAAAACATTGCCAGAAGTTTGGctaatgaaatgaaaacaaactgtgaaTCGCTAAATGGAAACAGATCTAAACTGGAGAAACACATCCTCAAGACACTGGCAGAACAGGAGGATTTTCAAAAATACATGAACTACATTTACTTTCCCAAAGATCACTTCAAGAGTTTCATCAGAGATGAAGTCAATCGGTACATCACTGCTAACGGAGTCAGTGTTTGGTCCATGATGAAGGAGAATATTGAACTCCTGCAGCAGAAGATCATGACAGCGGCTCATAAAGCATCTGAATCGATCAGCGGAGATGTTCAGAACTGGCTGAATCACTTCACTCTGCAGCTCTCAGATGTGCTGATATTCTCTGTTAAGGATCTCAGTGGAGTGAGTCATGATGGTGTTGATGATTTCAAACTCCTAGAAGATGTGATAAAAACAGAACTTGGTTCAGTAATATCTGAAATTCAACGTGAATTCAGCACAGAGACATTATCAGAAAATCTAGAACAAAAGGACAGACCAGATGAGATTCTGATTGATCATCTCTGTCAGTGCTGCTGGGTTCAGTGTCCATTCTGTGGAGTCACCTGCACcaacactttaaaaaatcattctggAGATCACAGTGTTCCTTTCCATCGAGTGGATGGACTCACCGGATGCTGTTACGACAGAACAGAAGATCTCGGTACAGATTTTTGCACACATTAG